A region of Streptomyces halobius DNA encodes the following proteins:
- a CDS encoding NADP-dependent oxidoreductase, which yields MKAITTNSYGGPSVLEYTEQPDPKVGPDSVLVRVRAAGVNPVDWKIVEGYLDGMLHAHYPLIPGWDVAGVVEAVGADATEYAVGDEVIGYVRKDEVQHGTYAELVAAPVRTLARKPARLSWQQAAGLPLAGLTAYQALKRGGAKQGETVLVHAASGGVGSLGVQIAVAQGARVIGTASERNHDFLRSLGAEPVTYGEGLADRVRALAPEGVDVALDFVGDGVIDVSQQLLKDRTRVVSIADGEATAKGGHLVWVRPDAADLTALAELADAGKLTVPVEATFPLAKAAEAFRLSMSGRARGKIVLEVSVP from the coding sequence ATGAAGGCAATTACCACGAACAGTTATGGCGGGCCCTCGGTCCTGGAGTACACCGAGCAGCCCGACCCGAAGGTGGGTCCCGATTCGGTGCTGGTCCGGGTCAGGGCTGCCGGTGTCAATCCCGTGGACTGGAAGATCGTCGAAGGCTATCTGGACGGCATGCTGCACGCGCACTACCCGCTGATTCCCGGCTGGGATGTCGCGGGTGTGGTCGAGGCGGTCGGCGCGGACGCCACCGAGTACGCGGTCGGCGACGAGGTCATCGGCTATGTCCGCAAGGACGAGGTGCAGCACGGCACCTACGCCGAGCTGGTCGCCGCCCCGGTGCGGACGCTGGCGCGCAAGCCGGCCAGGCTCAGCTGGCAGCAGGCCGCGGGGCTGCCGCTGGCCGGACTGACGGCCTATCAGGCGCTCAAGCGGGGCGGTGCGAAGCAGGGCGAGACGGTCCTGGTGCATGCCGCGTCCGGTGGCGTCGGCTCGCTCGGCGTACAGATCGCGGTGGCCCAGGGCGCCCGCGTGATCGGCACGGCCAGTGAGCGCAACCATGACTTCCTGCGGTCCCTGGGCGCCGAGCCGGTGACGTACGGCGAGGGGCTCGCCGACCGGGTGCGGGCGCTGGCCCCCGAGGGGGTGGACGTCGCGCTGGACTTCGTCGGCGACGGCGTCATCGATGTGTCGCAGCAGCTGCTGAAGGACCGGACGCGGGTGGTGTCCATCGCCGACGGAGAGGCCACGGCGAAGGGCGGCCATCTGGTGTGGGTGCGGCCGGACGCCGCGGATCTGACGGCGCTCGCCGAACTCGCGGACGCCGGGAAGCTGACCGTTCCGGTCGAGGCGACGTTCCCGCTGGCGAAGGCGGCCGAGGCGTTCCGGCTGAGCATGTCCGGCCGGGCGCGCGGCAAGA
- a CDS encoding DUF5107 domain-containing protein, producing the protein MATSVRRTTLTLPAAPIGPDNPLPALRGAADPHRVEITGSAALPADMARQIGYRPLRSLLPARLRDGYGRERRDTALDALVIENDRLRATVLPGLGGRVYSLHHKPTDRELLYRNPVLQPAAFALNGAWFSGGIEWNIGATGHSTLACAPLHTARVPAPDGGEMLRLWEWERLSDLPFQVDLWLPDGSEFLYVGVRVRNPHHETAPVYWWSNIAVPEGAVPSAVTQAGTRVLAPADAAWYFGYERALRRVPVPHADGADRSYPLRSAFPADYFYDVPEGARRWITALDADGRGLVQTSTDTLRGRKLFLWGSGRAGRRWQQWLTEPGAGGYAEIQAGLARTQLEHVPLDGGAEFAWLEAYGPLSADPAAVHGADWGAACGEVAARLEAALPRADVDAAYAAWRPYADAEPKESLATGSGWGALEVARGGLVLPGTPFGPATLGEEQQPWLTLLRTGDLPDGGPLPGATVVAPAWRDLLESAPSGPSTDYHLGLAQWHAGDRAQAVRSWERALAHHVGCLPLYCLAVAESEAGETARAADRYAEAFAHAARAAEGAGPDPIARGVEGIGPDPSARVWRAVLSALAREAVPMLLAAGRAEEAAELLARLPQEVLAGGRFRLMSAQILLAQGQPAAAREIFDAGFEIPDLREGAETLSDTWYAIAERLVAGEGPVTDDVRAKARTEHPLPGRYEYRMRTV; encoded by the coding sequence GTGGCCACGAGCGTGCGACGCACCACCCTGACCCTTCCCGCGGCCCCCATCGGCCCGGACAACCCGCTCCCCGCGCTGCGCGGCGCGGCCGATCCGCACCGTGTCGAGATCACCGGGAGCGCCGCACTGCCGGCCGACATGGCGCGCCAGATCGGCTACCGTCCGCTGCGCTCGCTGCTGCCCGCGCGGCTGCGGGACGGATACGGCCGCGAACGCCGTGACACCGCGTTGGACGCGCTCGTCATCGAGAACGACCGGCTGCGCGCCACCGTCCTGCCCGGCCTCGGCGGCCGGGTGTACTCCCTGCACCACAAGCCCACCGACCGCGAACTGCTCTACCGCAACCCGGTACTTCAGCCCGCGGCGTTCGCCCTCAACGGCGCCTGGTTCTCCGGCGGCATCGAATGGAACATCGGCGCCACCGGGCACTCCACCCTCGCCTGCGCCCCGCTGCACACCGCCCGCGTCCCGGCGCCGGATGGCGGGGAGATGCTCCGGCTGTGGGAGTGGGAGCGACTGAGCGATCTGCCGTTCCAAGTGGATCTGTGGCTTCCGGACGGCTCCGAGTTCCTCTACGTGGGCGTACGCGTCCGCAACCCGCACCATGAAACGGCCCCGGTCTACTGGTGGTCCAATATCGCGGTCCCCGAAGGCGCCGTGCCGTCAGCGGTCACGCAGGCGGGCACTCGCGTCCTCGCCCCCGCGGACGCGGCCTGGTACTTCGGCTACGAGCGCGCCCTGCGCCGCGTCCCGGTCCCCCACGCCGACGGCGCCGACCGCAGCTACCCGCTGCGCAGCGCGTTCCCCGCCGACTACTTCTACGACGTTCCCGAGGGCGCCCGCCGCTGGATCACCGCCCTCGACGCGGACGGCCGCGGCCTGGTGCAGACCTCCACCGACACCCTCCGGGGCCGCAAGCTCTTCCTCTGGGGCAGCGGGCGCGCCGGGCGGCGCTGGCAGCAGTGGCTCACCGAGCCCGGCGCCGGCGGTTACGCCGAGATCCAGGCGGGACTGGCCCGTACACAACTGGAGCACGTACCGCTCGACGGGGGCGCCGAGTTCGCCTGGCTGGAGGCGTACGGGCCGCTGTCCGCCGACCCCGCCGCGGTGCACGGCGCGGACTGGGGCGCGGCGTGTGGTGAGGTCGCGGCGCGGCTGGAGGCGGCCCTGCCGCGGGCGGACGTCGATGCCGCCTACGCCGCCTGGCGGCCGTACGCCGACGCCGAACCGAAGGAGTCGCTGGCCACCGGCTCCGGCTGGGGAGCCCTCGAAGTCGCCCGTGGGGGCCTTGTCCTGCCCGGTACACCGTTCGGCCCGGCGACGCTGGGCGAGGAGCAGCAGCCTTGGCTGACCCTGCTGAGAACCGGCGATCTGCCGGACGGCGGGCCCCTCCCCGGGGCGACGGTGGTCGCCCCCGCCTGGCGGGATCTGCTGGAGTCCGCGCCGTCCGGCCCGTCCACCGACTACCACCTCGGCCTCGCCCAGTGGCACGCGGGCGACCGCGCCCAGGCCGTCCGCAGCTGGGAGCGCGCGCTGGCGCACCACGTCGGCTGTCTGCCGCTGTACTGCCTGGCGGTCGCCGAGTCCGAGGCCGGTGAAACGGCGCGGGCCGCCGACCGGTACGCGGAGGCGTTCGCCCATGCGGCACGGGCCGCGGAGGGTGCCGGGCCGGACCCGATCGCACGGGGGGTGGAGGGTATCGGGCCGGATCCGTCCGCCCGCGTCTGGCGAGCGGTGCTGTCCGCGCTCGCCCGGGAGGCGGTGCCCATGCTGCTGGCCGCCGGCCGGGCCGAGGAGGCCGCGGAACTCCTGGCACGGCTGCCCCAGGAGGTTCTGGCCGGCGGCCGGTTCCGGCTGATGTCCGCTCAGATCCTGCTCGCCCAGGGGCAACCGGCCGCCGCGCGCGAGATCTTCGACGCCGGCTTCGAGATCCCCGATCTCCGGGAGGGCGCCGAGACCCTCAGCGACACCTGGTACGCCATCGCCGAACGCCTCGTCGCGGGCGAGGGGCCGGTCACCGACGACGTACGCGCCAAGGCCCGGACCGAGCACCCGCTTCCCGGGCGGTACGAGTACCGGATGCGGACGGTGTGA
- a CDS encoding GNAT family N-acetyltransferase — MRPNDRYLARGPRVAIRPFTAADRDEFTTAARESAELHHPWLFPPVTDEAYDGYFRRLQEPVRAGFLICERESGRIAGFVTINNIVYGGFRCGAIGYGVFAHAAGRGLMSEGLRLVMGHAFGTMGLHRLEANIQPANVQSIALVQRAGFRLEGFSPDFLFIDGAWRDHERWAITREMLPEDAG, encoded by the coding sequence ATGAGGCCCAATGACCGCTACCTCGCACGTGGCCCCCGGGTGGCCATCCGGCCCTTCACCGCCGCCGACCGGGACGAGTTCACGACGGCGGCCCGGGAGAGCGCGGAGCTGCACCATCCCTGGCTGTTCCCGCCCGTCACCGACGAGGCGTACGACGGCTACTTCCGGAGGCTTCAGGAGCCGGTGCGCGCGGGCTTCTTGATCTGCGAGCGCGAGAGCGGCCGGATCGCGGGCTTCGTCACGATCAACAACATCGTCTACGGCGGGTTCCGGTGCGGTGCGATCGGCTATGGCGTGTTCGCGCATGCCGCCGGGCGCGGGCTGATGAGCGAGGGGCTGCGGCTCGTGATGGGGCACGCCTTCGGGACGATGGGGCTGCATCGCCTGGAGGCCAACATCCAGCCGGCCAATGTGCAGTCGATCGCCCTGGTGCAACGCGCCGGGTTCCGGCTGGAAGGTTTCTCCCCGGACTTCCTCTTCATCGACGGGGCCTGGCGCGACCACGAGCGCTGGGCGATCACCAGGGAGATGCTGCCCGAGGACGCGGGGTGA
- a CDS encoding cytochrome P450, whose translation MTEAVSFPQDRTCPYHPPTDYQPLREAGPLSHVTFYDGRSVWAVTGHAEARALLADPRLSADRQNPAFPIPVERFADASRRIRTPLIGVDDPEHNTQRRMLIPSFSLKRTIALRPEIQRIVDDLLDRMLAQGPPAELVSAFALPVPSMVICSLLGVPYADHEFFEEQSRRALRGRTADEAEDARRKLEDYFTELIARKERERGDGLLDELVEDQLRTGSLEREDLVRMAMILLVAGHETTANMISLGTFTLLEHPEQLAKLRADESLVPAAVEELLRFLSIADGMLRVATEDIEIGGRTIRADDGVVFPTSLINRDDTAYPSPDALDLGRAARHHVAFGFGIHQCLGQNLARAEMEIALRSLFRRIPDLRLAVPAAEIPFKPGDTLQGMIELPLAW comes from the coding sequence GTGACCGAAGCAGTCTCCTTCCCTCAGGACCGCACCTGTCCCTACCACCCGCCGACCGACTATCAGCCGCTGCGCGAGGCGGGCCCGCTGTCGCACGTCACCTTCTACGACGGCCGGTCGGTATGGGCGGTGACCGGCCACGCCGAGGCGCGGGCGCTCCTCGCCGACCCGCGCCTCTCCGCCGACCGGCAGAATCCGGCGTTCCCGATACCCGTCGAGCGCTTCGCGGACGCCTCCCGGCGGATCAGGACACCGCTGATCGGCGTGGACGACCCGGAACACAACACCCAGCGCCGGATGCTGATCCCCAGCTTCAGCCTGAAACGGACCATCGCGCTGCGGCCGGAGATCCAGCGCATCGTCGACGATCTGCTCGACCGGATGCTGGCCCAGGGCCCGCCCGCGGAACTGGTGTCCGCGTTCGCACTGCCCGTCCCGTCGATGGTGATCTGCTCGCTGCTCGGGGTGCCCTACGCCGACCACGAGTTCTTCGAGGAGCAGTCCCGTCGCGCCCTCCGCGGCCGTACGGCGGACGAGGCGGAGGACGCGCGCCGCAAGCTGGAGGACTACTTCACCGAGCTGATCGCCCGTAAGGAGCGGGAGCGGGGCGACGGGCTGCTGGACGAGCTGGTCGAGGACCAGTTGCGCACCGGCTCCCTCGAACGCGAGGACCTGGTCCGGATGGCCATGATCCTGCTGGTCGCCGGCCATGAGACCACCGCCAACATGATCTCACTGGGCACCTTCACCCTGCTGGAACACCCGGAGCAGCTGGCGAAGCTGCGGGCCGACGAGAGCCTGGTGCCGGCCGCGGTGGAGGAGCTGCTGCGGTTCCTGTCCATCGCCGACGGCATGCTGCGGGTCGCGACGGAGGACATCGAGATCGGCGGCCGGACCATCCGGGCCGACGACGGGGTGGTGTTCCCCACGTCGCTGATCAACCGGGACGACACCGCGTATCCCTCGCCGGACGCACTGGATCTCGGCCGCGCCGCCCGCCATCACGTGGCGTTCGGCTTCGGAATTCACCAGTGCCTGGGCCAGAACCTCGCCCGCGCGGAGATGGAGATCGCACTGCGCTCGCTCTTCCGCCGGATCCCGGATCTGCGACTCGCCGTGCCGGCTGCCGAGATTCCGTTCAAGCCGGGTGACACTTTGCAAGGCATGATCGAACTGCCTCTGGCCTGGTAG
- a CDS encoding ferredoxin, whose protein sequence is MRITIDKETCIGAGQCALTAPSVFTQDDDGFSALLPGREDGGGDPLVKEAARACPVGALTIEDD, encoded by the coding sequence ATGCGGATCACCATTGACAAGGAAACCTGTATCGGCGCCGGTCAGTGCGCCCTGACGGCGCCCAGTGTGTTCACCCAGGACGACGACGGTTTCAGTGCCCTGCTGCCCGGCCGTGAGGACGGCGGGGGTGACCCTCTGGTGAAGGAGGCCGCCCGCGCCTGCCCCGTAGGCGCCCTCACCATCGAGGACGACTGA
- a CDS encoding CocE/NonD family hydrolase, which yields MSRPLLRTSVALLAGTALAAPLALAAPATSEATNPYTVTALKITVQAGRRQCAVDADLYRPSGVNARHPAPAVVTTNGFGGSKSDSATAASAKAFATRGYVALAYSGLGFGKSGCPISLDDPQIDGMAARQLIDFLAGARRADNGTRVDYVTKDGKKDPRVGMIGGSYGGAVQLATAAVDHRVDALVPLITWNDLSYSLDPNNIGRTKGVSASVPGAYKYQWTNGFFLLGEAQGLVMPRLDRSRMGGAGCLHFVEAACGMKRLLDSGKYPDGRTEVVVAYARSVSPVSYLKSVKAPTLLVQGQDDTLFNLNEAVTTYRTLTAQGTDTKMIWQHWGHSGGMRKPVKGELNLAQGNLDTSYVGRRILAWFDRYLRHRKATGTGPVFAYYRDWVSKGPAYATSSGYPVGGEQRLFLSGDGKLVGSRGKVAAGSRTYRNKRVASSHSENSMAALRGLPDSAAFDTKGTYLGWTSEPVTGGPVDVVGVPRVTLKVASPKTERVQNSADAADKLVLFAKLYDVAPDGRKKLVHRLVAPARVPDVTRRFTVELPGIVHRFGPGHRLRFVVAASDSAYTGNRGVKPVTVTSTPEDTGVLELPVTQGTLR from the coding sequence GTGTCAAGGCCTCTGCTCCGCACTTCTGTCGCCCTGCTGGCCGGCACCGCCCTCGCCGCGCCCCTGGCCCTGGCCGCCCCCGCGACCTCGGAGGCCACCAACCCGTACACCGTCACCGCGCTGAAGATCACCGTCCAGGCCGGCCGCCGCCAGTGCGCTGTCGACGCGGACCTCTACCGCCCGTCCGGTGTCAACGCCCGACATCCGGCGCCCGCCGTGGTCACCACCAACGGCTTCGGCGGCAGTAAGTCGGATAGTGCGACCGCCGCCAGCGCCAAGGCGTTCGCCACCCGCGGCTATGTCGCGCTGGCCTACTCCGGGCTCGGCTTCGGCAAGTCCGGCTGCCCGATCTCCCTCGACGACCCCCAGATCGACGGTATGGCGGCCCGTCAGCTCATCGACTTCCTGGCCGGTGCCCGGAGGGCCGACAACGGCACCCGCGTGGACTACGTCACCAAGGACGGCAAGAAGGACCCCCGGGTCGGCATGATCGGCGGGTCGTACGGCGGGGCGGTCCAGCTGGCCACCGCGGCCGTCGACCACCGGGTGGACGCGCTGGTCCCGCTCATCACCTGGAACGACCTCTCCTACTCCCTGGACCCCAACAACATCGGCCGCACGAAGGGCGTCAGTGCGTCGGTGCCCGGCGCGTACAAGTACCAGTGGACCAACGGGTTCTTTCTGCTCGGCGAGGCCCAGGGGCTGGTCATGCCGCGGCTGGACCGCTCGCGGATGGGCGGTGCGGGCTGTCTGCACTTCGTCGAGGCGGCCTGCGGGATGAAGCGGCTGCTGGACTCCGGGAAGTATCCGGACGGCCGGACCGAGGTGGTGGTCGCCTACGCGCGGAGCGTCTCCCCGGTCTCGTATCTGAAGTCGGTCAAGGCGCCGACCCTGCTGGTCCAGGGCCAGGACGACACCCTCTTCAATCTCAACGAGGCCGTGACCACCTACCGGACCCTCACCGCCCAGGGCACCGACACCAAGATGATCTGGCAGCACTGGGGGCACAGCGGCGGCATGCGGAAGCCCGTCAAGGGGGAACTCAACCTCGCCCAGGGCAACTTGGACACCAGCTACGTCGGACGGCGGATCCTCGCCTGGTTCGACCGCTATCTGCGCCACCGGAAGGCGACCGGCACCGGGCCGGTCTTCGCGTACTACCGGGACTGGGTCAGCAAGGGGCCGGCCTACGCCACCTCGTCCGGTTATCCGGTGGGCGGCGAGCAGCGGCTCTTCCTCTCCGGCGACGGCAAGCTCGTCGGCAGCCGTGGCAAGGTGGCGGCCGGCAGCCGGACGTACCGCAATAAGCGGGTGGCGAGCAGCCACTCCGAGAACTCGATGGCCGCGCTGCGCGGACTGCCGGACTCCGCGGCGTTCGACACGAAGGGCACGTACCTGGGCTGGACGTCCGAGCCGGTGACGGGCGGCCCCGTGGACGTCGTGGGCGTGCCCAGGGTGACGCTGAAGGTCGCCTCGCCGAAGACCGAGCGGGTGCAGAACTCCGCCGACGCGGCCGACAAGCTGGTGCTCTTCGCGAAGCTGTACGACGTCGCGCCGGACGGCAGGAAGAAGCTGGTGCACCGGTTGGTGGCCCCGGCCCGGGTGCCCGATGTGACGCGGCGGTTCACCGTGGAACTCCCGGGCATCGTGCACCGTTTCGGGCCGGGGCACCGCCTGCGCTTCGTCGTCGCCGCGAGCGACTCCGCCTATACGGGCAATCGCGGCGTCAAGCCGGTGACGGTCACCAGCACGCCCGAGGACACGGGTGTCCTCGAACTACCCGTCACGCAGGGGACGTTGCGGTAG
- a CDS encoding S9 family peptidase: protein MVTTAPYGTWPSPIDARTVAGHDGRPAFLGVVGDEVWWTEPRPAEGGRRALIRRRPDGAEESVLPAPWNVRSRVLEYGGQPWAGTVTEDGPLIVFSDFADQRLYAYEPDSGVAPRPLTPLSSVGGGLRWVDPVLLPDRGEVWCVLEEFTGELPTDVRRVIAAVPLDGSATEHRCAVRELSDDRHRFVTGPRLSPDGRRAAWIVWDHPQMPWDGTLVMLAEITAKGEFTDARPLVGDAGAAGTGAPGGAPGESIAQIEWSADGSLLFVSDLSGWWELQRIDPDGGGPPGHGGPPARAEPSVGEEPRPGDDGVAASRRLCPAREEEFGGPLWAVGQRWFLPLENGTLAVIHGRGANTLGILDPVTGELVDTVGPWTAWAPTLAVHGSRVMGIAAGPHRSYEIVELDTCTGRSRAIAARHTDVLDPAYYPRPQERTFTGPDGRDIHAHIYPPHNPGHAAPEGELPPFVVWAHGGPTSHAPLVLDLEIAYFTSRGIGIAEVNYGGSTGHGREYRERLRGQWGVVDVEDCAAVARALAEEGTADRARLAIRGGSAGGWTAAVSLTATDLYACGTISYPVLDLAGWATGGTHDFESHYLESLVGPLADVPDRYRERSPLHRADRIAAPFLLLQGLDDAVCPPAQCDRFLAAVAGRGIPHAYLTFPGEGHGFRREETMVRAVEAELSLYAQTFGFPRDDVPTLELRR from the coding sequence ATGGTGACCACGGCCCCGTACGGAACCTGGCCGTCCCCGATAGACGCCCGGACGGTCGCCGGCCATGACGGCCGCCCGGCATTCCTCGGTGTGGTCGGCGATGAGGTCTGGTGGACGGAGCCGCGGCCCGCCGAGGGCGGCCGCCGGGCGCTGATACGCCGACGGCCGGACGGCGCAGAGGAGTCGGTGCTGCCCGCGCCCTGGAACGTCCGCAGCCGGGTGCTGGAGTACGGCGGCCAGCCCTGGGCCGGCACGGTCACCGAGGACGGACCGTTGATCGTCTTCAGCGACTTCGCCGACCAGCGGCTGTACGCCTACGAACCGGACAGCGGCGTCGCCCCGCGCCCGCTCACCCCGCTGTCTTCCGTAGGCGGCGGCCTGCGCTGGGTCGACCCGGTGCTGCTCCCGGACCGCGGGGAAGTGTGGTGCGTCCTGGAGGAGTTCACCGGCGAACTGCCCACGGACGTCCGCCGGGTGATCGCCGCCGTGCCCCTGGACGGCTCGGCCACCGAACACCGGTGTGCCGTAAGGGAGTTGAGTGACGACCGGCATCGTTTCGTCACCGGCCCGCGGCTCTCCCCGGACGGCCGCCGGGCGGCCTGGATCGTCTGGGACCACCCCCAGATGCCGTGGGACGGCACGCTGGTCATGCTCGCCGAGATCACCGCCAAAGGGGAGTTCACGGACGCCCGGCCGCTCGTCGGCGACGCCGGCGCCGCAGGCACCGGCGCGCCGGGCGGAGCTCCTGGCGAGTCCATCGCCCAGATCGAATGGTCCGCCGACGGCTCGCTGCTGTTCGTCTCCGACCTCAGCGGCTGGTGGGAGCTGCAGCGCATCGACCCTGACGGCGGGGGTCCCCCCGGGCATGGGGGTCCCCCCGCGCGAGCGGAGCCGAGCGTGGGGGAGGAGCCGAGACCGGGGGACGATGGCGTGGCGGCGAGCCGCCGTCTGTGCCCCGCCCGGGAGGAGGAGTTCGGCGGTCCGCTGTGGGCCGTCGGCCAGCGCTGGTTCCTGCCGCTGGAGAACGGCACCCTGGCGGTCATCCACGGCCGCGGCGCCAACACCCTGGGCATCCTCGACCCGGTCACCGGCGAGTTGGTCGACACGGTCGGCCCCTGGACGGCCTGGGCCCCCACACTCGCCGTCCACGGCAGCCGCGTCATGGGCATCGCCGCCGGCCCGCACCGCTCGTACGAGATCGTCGAGCTGGACACCTGCACCGGCCGCTCCCGGGCGATCGCCGCCCGGCACACCGATGTCCTGGACCCGGCCTACTACCCCCGGCCGCAGGAGCGCACCTTCACCGGGCCCGACGGCCGGGACATCCACGCCCACATCTACCCGCCGCACAACCCCGGCCACGCCGCCCCCGAGGGCGAGCTGCCGCCCTTCGTCGTCTGGGCGCACGGCGGCCCCACCAGCCACGCCCCCCTGGTGCTCGACCTGGAGATCGCCTACTTCACCTCCCGCGGCATCGGCATCGCCGAGGTCAACTACGGCGGCTCGACGGGCCACGGCCGGGAGTACCGCGAGCGGCTGCGCGGCCAGTGGGGCGTCGTGGACGTCGAGGACTGCGCGGCGGTCGCCCGCGCACTCGCCGAGGAGGGCACCGCCGACCGCGCCCGGCTGGCCATCCGAGGCGGCAGCGCCGGCGGCTGGACGGCCGCCGTCTCGCTGACCGCCACCGACCTCTACGCCTGCGGCACGATCAGCTACCCGGTCCTGGACCTGGCCGGCTGGGCGACGGGCGGGACCCATGACTTCGAGTCGCACTATCTGGAGTCGCTGGTCGGCCCGCTCGCCGACGTCCCCGACCGCTACCGGGAACGCTCCCCGCTGCACCGCGCGGACCGTATCGCCGCGCCGTTCCTCCTGCTCCAGGGCTTGGACGACGCGGTCTGCCCGCCCGCGCAGTGCGACCGGTTCCTGGCCGCGGTCGCCGGCCGCGGCATCCCGCATGCCTATCTGACGTTCCCCGGAGAGGGCCACGGCTTCCGCCGCGAGGAGACCATGGTGCGCGCCGTGGAGGCCGAACTCTCCCTCTACGCCCAGACCTTCGGCTTCCCTCGCGACGACGTCCCCACCCTTGAGCTCCGCAGATGA
- a CDS encoding M20/M25/M40 family metallo-hydrolase, producing MADHTGPVDQQALDEVVRFTSGLIRIDTTNAGDGDCQERPAAEYVAEWLAEAGIEPTLLERRAGRTNVVARIEGTDRAAAALLVHGHLDVVPAEPADWRVHPFSGEIRDGVVWGRGAVDMKNMDAMMLAVVRRWARAGVRPRRDIVLAFTADEESSATYGAGFLVDHHADLFEGCTEGISESGAFTFHAGGGLQLYPIAAGERGTAWLKLTAYGRAGHGSKVNHDNAVSRLAAAVARIGQHEWPVHFTPTVRAALRELAALHGIDVNIDAPDFDVDALLGKLGPSAKLVEPTVRNSANPTMLEAGYKINVIPGTAVAYVDGRILPGAEAEFRTTMDALTGPDVTWDYHHGASALEAPTDSPTFAAMRAAIESFDPRGHVVPYCMSGGTDAKQFSQLGIAGYGFSPLRLPDDFDYQALFHSVDERVPVDALHFGVRVLDHFLRTA from the coding sequence ATGGCTGACCACACCGGGCCGGTCGATCAGCAGGCCCTCGACGAGGTCGTCCGGTTCACCTCCGGACTGATCCGTATCGACACCACCAATGCCGGGGACGGCGACTGCCAGGAGCGCCCCGCCGCCGAGTATGTCGCCGAGTGGCTGGCCGAGGCCGGTATCGAACCGACCCTGCTGGAGCGCCGCGCGGGCCGGACGAATGTCGTCGCCCGTATCGAGGGCACCGACCGGGCGGCCGCCGCCCTGCTGGTCCATGGCCATCTGGACGTGGTGCCCGCCGAGCCCGCCGACTGGCGCGTGCACCCGTTCTCCGGGGAGATCCGCGACGGCGTGGTCTGGGGCCGCGGCGCCGTCGACATGAAGAACATGGACGCGATGATGCTCGCCGTCGTCCGCCGCTGGGCGCGCGCGGGGGTACGGCCGCGGCGCGACATCGTGCTGGCCTTCACCGCCGACGAGGAGTCCAGCGCCACCTACGGCGCGGGGTTCCTCGTGGACCACCATGCAGATCTCTTCGAGGGCTGTACGGAAGGCATCAGCGAATCCGGGGCGTTCACCTTCCACGCCGGCGGTGGCTTGCAGCTGTACCCGATCGCGGCCGGCGAGCGCGGCACGGCCTGGCTCAAACTGACGGCTTATGGGCGGGCCGGGCACGGCTCGAAGGTCAACCACGACAACGCCGTCAGCCGGCTGGCAGCCGCCGTGGCCCGCATCGGCCAGCACGAATGGCCGGTCCATTTCACCCCGACCGTGCGGGCCGCGCTCCGCGAACTGGCCGCGCTGCACGGTATCGACGTCAACATCGACGCCCCCGACTTCGACGTCGACGCCCTGCTGGGCAAGCTCGGCCCGTCCGCCAAGCTCGTCGAGCCCACCGTCCGCAACAGCGCCAACCCGACGATGCTGGAGGCCGGTTACAAGATCAATGTGATCCCGGGCACCGCCGTCGCCTATGTCGACGGCCGGATTCTCCCCGGCGCCGAGGCCGAGTTCCGCACGACCATGGACGCGCTCACCGGACCGGATGTCACGTGGGACTACCACCACGGCGCGAGCGCGCTGGAGGCCCCCACGGACTCCCCGACGTTCGCCGCGATGCGGGCCGCGATCGAGTCGTTCGACCCGCGGGGCCATGTCGTCCCGTACTGCATGTCGGGCGGCACGGACGCCAAGCAGTTCTCCCAGCTCGGCATCGCCGGCTACGGCTTCTCCCCGCTCAGACTCCCCGACGACTTCGACTACCAGGCGCTCTTCCACAGCGTGGACGAACGTGTTCCCGTCGACGCACTGCACTTCGGTGTCCGGGTACTCGACCACTTTCTGCGAACGGCGTAG